The genomic stretch GTGTCTGCCATCTCCGGATGGTAGGTGCCGGGCAGCGGCTGACCGATCGGTGATCGGTGAGCGGTCGTGCTGCGTCGGTGGACGGTCGGTCGGCGGCACGAACAGCGGCAAACTGGACGGCAATCGCCGTTCCTGGCGACCGTTCGACCGCTCATCGATCGGCGGGGACCGTTTACCGATTCGTAGGCGCACCCCGCAGATCAACTATTGCCCGGTTCGGGCAGGTCACGTTCGCTGTCTCAAACCTAAGGGTGTGATCGACCGCACATCCCGTCGGGCGGGATTGCCGCCGGGAGTGCGGATCGGGCCGCGGCGCCGCCACCACACGACCTTCCGGTCGACGTGTCGCAGCCCCTCGCCGGAGCCGGTTCCGTACCGACTAGGAGGCACCACACATGACCGAGGTAACCCCCGACAAGAAAGACGGTGGCGGTGAATCGCCCCCGTCGTCACCACCCCCGGCGTCGCCGCCGGACAACGGCTGGCGCAAGGAGTACTGGAGCCGGAACCTGCGGCTCATGATCATCTTGTTGGCCATCTGGTTCATCGTCTCGTTCGGCTTCGGCGTTCTGCTGGTCGAACCCTTGAACGAGATCGTCATCGCCGGCTTCCCGCTCGGCTTCTGGTTCGCCCAACAAGGGTCGATCTACGTCTTCGTGATCCTGATCCTGGTGTACGCGAAGATGATGGACCGTCTCGACAGCCAGTTCGGTGTCGACGAGCAGGAGACCGAGGGGGCGGCGTCGTGAGCCAGATCCAGCTCTGGACCCTCCTCTTCATCGGCGCCTCGTTCGCCGTCTACCTCTCCATTGCCTGGCGCAGCCGGGTGAAGGAGACCGCCGGCTTCTACGTGGCCGGTCAGGGCATCCCCACCATCGCCAACGGTGCCGCAGTCGCCGCCGACTGGATGTCCGCGGCCTCGTTCATCTCGATGGCCGGCCTGATCGCCTTCCTCGGCTCGGACGGCTCCATCTACCTGATGGGCTGGACCGGCGGTTACGTGCTGCTGGCCCTGCTGATCGCGCCCTACCTCCGAAAGTGGGGCAAGTTCACGGTCCCCGAGTTCGTCGGTGACCGGTACTCGGAACTGGTCCGCACCGTCGCCGCCGTCGCCGCCGTCATCATCTCCTTCACCTACGTGGTCGGGCAGATGCGTGGTGGCGGCATCGTGTTCAGCCGCTTCCTCGGCCTCGACGTCACCGGCGGCGTCGTCGTCGCCGCGGTGATCATCGGCCTGTACGCGGTGCTCGGCGGCATGAAGGGCATCACCTGGACCCAGGTGGCCCAGTACTCGGTGCTGATCGTCGCCTACCTGATCCCTGCGGTGGCGGTGGCCCAGCAGATGACCGGCATCCCGATCCCGCAGGTGTCCTTCGGGCAGATCCTCGACGAGCTCAACGCGATCAGCCTCGAACTGGGGATGGCCCAGTTCACCGACGCGTTCGCGGCCCGACCGCAGATCGACGTGTTTCTGGTGACCATGTCGTTGATGATCGGCACCGCCGGTCTGCCGCACGTGATCGTTCGCTTCTACACCACGAAGAGCGTGCGCGGTGCCCGCTACTCGGCGTTCTGGGCGCTGCTGTTCATCGCCCTGCTCTACACCACGGCTCCGGCGGTGGGCGCGTTCACCAAGCTGAACCTGTTGCAGGGCGTCAACGGCGCATCAACCGACGCGTTGCCCGCCTGGGTCGACAACTGGGCCGCGACCGGCCTGGTCACCGTCGGGGACGGCGTGACGACGATCGGATCGGTCAGCAACAACCCTGCCTCCGGCGCGGATCTGATCGTCAACAACGACATTCTGGTGTTGGCCAGTCCGGAGATCGCCGGTCTGCCGGCGCCGATCGTGGGCCTGGTCGCCGCCGGTGGCCTGGCCGCCGCGATGTCCACCGCCGCCGGACTGCTGCTGGTCATCTCCTCGTCCTTCTCGCACGACCTGTACTTCCGCCGGGTCAAGCGGGACTCGACCGACAAGCAGCGGCTGCTGGCCGGGCGGATCGCAATGGGTCTGGCGGTGCTGATCTCGATCTACGCCGGCATCAACCCGCCCGCGTTCGTGGCCCAGGTGGTGGCGTTCGCCTTCGGTTTGGCGGCGGCGAGCTTCTTCCCGGTGATCGTGCTCGGCATCTTCTGGAAGAGATGCAACTCGGCGGGCGCGGCGGCCGGCATGATCACCGGCATGGTGTTCACCGCCACCTACATGATCTACACATTGCCGGTGTTCGGCACCGAAGCCAACCCGCACATCCTCGACATCAGCCCGGAGGGTATCGGCGCCATCGGCGCCATCGTCAACTTCATCGTGACGATCGTGGTATCGAAGATGACCGCCCCGCCACGGGACGAGATCGCCGAGATGGTGGAGAACATCCGCTACCCGTCCGAGCGTCGCGCCGTGGCTGCCGCCAGCACCACCGAAAACTCCTGACCCGAACCGTCCGCATCCGAACCACACCGGTCGCCGGCCCCGCACCATGACGGTGGGGCCGGCGACCGTTGTCGCTCCGGCCCGGCCACCCGGTCCACGACTCGGGTCAGCGATTGAGTTGGAGCCGTGCCCAGGCGGTGATGGTCAGTGCCGCGGAGATCGCCGGTACGACGGTGACGAGGGCGAGTTGTGCAGGGCTGACGGCGTCGGGTTGCAGCGCCCACAGGGCGGGTGCGGCGATGGGGAACCACGCTCCGGCGCCGGCGATGGCCGTGACCTGTGCAGCGACGATCAGGCCGATGGTGGTGGCGATGCCGGGCAGAAGTCCTCGTCCGAGTGTTGCCGCCCAGGCGGCCGGGGCGGCGATGAGGGCCGACGAGACGGTGAGCACGAGTTGTCGGCCGAGAGCCGCGCTGACGTCGCTGTTCCACGCGCCCAGGCCGAGAAGCGTCCCGGTCAGCGCTGTGGCAGCGGTCAGTGCGATGGCCGACAGTGCCGCCCAGAGCAGGTGCGACAGCAGCTTGGCCGCGACGAGGACCGGTCGGGAGACGGGCTGCGCGAACAGTCCGGTGATGGTGGCGTCGCTGAATTCGCGGCCGACGAGCCAGCTCAGAGCGACACCGAAGGCGAGTAGGCCGCCGGCGGCGGTGATCTGGGCGGCGACGCCGGTCAGCAGTGCCCACCCGGTGGCGTCGGCCAGTGGACCGAGCTGCACGATGACCTGGTCGTTTCCGCTGCGGGCGGCGTGAGTGAGCGCGGTGGTCAGGATGGTGATGCCGACGACGAGCAGGACGGTGGTGGTGCGGATGACCCGGGAGGCCGTCAGTTTGTGGAGTTCGACGTCGAGCGCGGCGGTCAGGGCGGGAGTCATCGTGGACGGTCCTGTTCGTGCTGGTAGACGAGGGCGAAGAAGGTGCGTTCGAGGTCGGCGGTGTCGGGGTCGAGGGTGCCGATCAGCCGGCCGCGGTTGACGACTGAGATGCGGTGGGCGATGCGGGCCACCTCGTCGAGGTGGTGGCTGGAGACCAGGATGCCGGCGCCGGCATCGGCCCGTCGGGACAGGACGGTGCGCAGCAGGATCACCCCGGCCGGGTCGAGGGCGTTGGTGGGCTCGTCGAGCACGATCAGGTCCGGGTGGTGCTGTGTCGCCGCAGCGAGGCCGAGGCGTTGCCGGTTGCCTTGCGACAGCCGTCGGGCGCTGACTGTGGCGTACCGGGTCAGGTCGAGTTCGGTCATGGCGTGTTCGGCCAGGCTGGCGGCTCGTGCGGCGGGTATGCGGCGGAGGCGTGCGGCGAGCCGCAGGTTGGTCCGGACGTCGAGTTCGGGGTAGGCGAAGGGTTGTTCGACGAGATGGCCGACTCGGGCCCAGTCGTCGGCACCGAGGTGGGCCAGGCGGCGGCCGTCGATCTGGCAGGCGCCACCGGTGGGGTGCAGCATGCCGAGGATCAGCCGCATGAGGGTCGTCTTGCCGGCGCCGTTGAGACCGACGAGGGCGTGGATCTCACCGGGGCGCACGGTGAGGTCGATGCCGAACACCCCCGCGCCGTCACCGAAGTCGCGGGCCAGGTCGGTGGTGGTGAGCCGTTCAGTCATGGCGAGCGCCTTCAAGGGTGTCCAGGGCGACGCTGATGGCGTCGGTGAGGCTGGTGGGCGGCGCGGCCGTCGCCCATTCCAGGAGAGCGCAGGTCAGTGCCGCGAGAGCGACGGCGGCGGCGACCCGGGCGGGTAGCGTCGGGACGCCTTCGGCGATGAGTCGGTCGGCTATGGCCGTCTCAGTGGCCCCGGTGGTGCGGGTCATGCCGGCGCGCAGGGCCGGGGTGCGGGCCACGATGCGGATGCGGCGTCGCGTGGTCTCGTCCTCCAGGTCGTCCATGTCGGCCAGCGCGGCGTGCAGACCGCGCGTGACCCGGTGCAGCGGTGGCAGTGTGTCCGGTTGGCCGGCCACTGCCTCGGCGATCAGGGGGTCGTACGAGTCGTCGAGGACGACCATCTCCTTGCTGGCGAAGTAGCGGAAGAACGTCATCTCCGAGACCTGGGCGCGGGTGGCGATCTGGGCGACTGTGGTGCCCTCGAATCCCTGTTGTTCGAAGAGGTCGAGGGCGTGGCCGACCAGACGATGGCGGGTGTCGGCCCGTTTGCCGTGCAGCGGTGGATGCCTCACCAGTCAAATGTTAGTCACTAACATTCGTCGAATCCAGGCCGCGGTGGACGCCGGAACCGCGACTGTCAGGTGGAGTGATCACGGCGGCGCGGGGAAACCTGGGCGGGCGTGTCCGTCGGCGATCGGCCCCGACGGGCATCACGCCCGACGGAGGCTGCTCGCCGCCCGGCCCGGGGTTCGGGAGCCGGCGAGCGTAGGTTCAGCGCAACCTGCCGAACGCTTCGGCTCTGGCCGTCTCGCCGGTCACGATGATGGTGTCGTCGCTGGCGAGAACCGTGTCCGCCGTCGCGTAGCCCCAGGTGCCGGTCCGGGGCTTGACCGCGACCACGGTGATGCCGTGTGTGGCCCGGATGTCGGTGGTCCCCAGCGGCCGGCCGACGACCTGGGCGGGCGGACGCGTCTTGACCATGGCGAACCCGTCCTCGATCTCGATGAAGTCGAGGATGTCGCTGCGGACCAGATGCGCCTCGCGGCGTCCCATGTCGTGCTCCGGATACACCACATGGTGGGTGCCGAGCTGTTTGAGGATCTCTCCGTGTGCGTCGCTGGTGGCTTTGGCCCACACCGTCGCGACGCCGAAGCGCAGCAGCAGCGAGGTCGTCAGGATGCTCGACTGCAGGTCGCTGCCGATACCGACCACCGCCCGGTCGAACTGGTGTACCGACAACTGCCGTAACGTCGTCTCCTTCGTCGAGTCGGCGCGTACCACGTGAGTGAGTCGGCCGTTGAGCGACTGGACGGTCTCCTCGTCGGCGTCGATGCCCAGGACATCGGTGCCGGTGGCCATCAGCTCCAGCGCCAACGCGCTACCGAAGCGTCCCAGGCCGATCACGACGACCGCGTCGGCGCCGAGGGAACGACCGGGCCGCCGGAAGGAGAAGGGGTTCGACCTAGCCAATGATCGGCCGCTCCTTGGGTAGTTCGTACAGACGGGTACGGCGCCGGAACACCAACGCCGTGGCCAGGGTGATCGGCCCCAGGCGGCCGACGAACATCAGCACCACCAGGAAGACCTGCGCCGCTGCCGGCAGATCGGCGGTGATGCCGGTGGACAGGCCGACCGTGGCGAAGGCCGAGACGACCTCGAACAGGGTCCGGTCCAGACCGAAGTCGGTGGCGGCCATCAACGCGATGGTCGAGGACACCACGACGGCCACCGCCAGCAGCGCGATGCTGATCGCCTGGCGGTGGGTGGAACGCGGTAGCCGCTTGCCGAGGATGTTGACGGCTCGTTCACCTCGAATCTCGGTGATGATGACGAACAGCAGCACAGCGAAGGTGGTGACCTTGATCCCTCCGGCGGTCCCGGCCGGCCCGCCGCCGATGAACATCAGGACGCTGGTGCCCAGCCAGGTGACCGGTTCCATCGCCGAGGTGTCGACGCTGTTGAATCCCGCCGAGCGCGCCATCGTCGAGTGGGTGAAGCCGGCGAGGAGTTTGGCGGGCACGCCCAGTGGCCCGAACGTGTCCCGGTTCGACCACTCGCTCACGGTCACGAAGATGCTACCCAGCAGAAGCAGTGTGCCGGACATCAACAGGACGATCCGGGTGTTCATCGTCCAGTGCAGGGGGCGGCCCCACTCCCTGCGCAGTTGCAGCAGCACCGGATAGCCCATCCCGCCGAGGATGACCGCCGCGCACAGCGGCAGACACACCCACGGGTCGGCGACGTAGCGCACCAGGCTGTCGCTGTGCAGGGCGAAACCGCCGTTGTTGAAGGCGGAGACCGCGTGGAACACCGCCAGCCACGCGGCCCGGCCCGGTGCGGACTCGTAGCCGGCGAGCAACCGCACGAACACCACCAGCGCGACCACCGCCTCGATGGCCAGCGTGGTCTTCACGATACCGGTGACCAGCGCGCCGACGCTGCCGATGTCGACGGTCTTGACCTCCTGCGCCATCGACAGCCGCGACCGCAGCCCGATCCGACGCATCACGCTCAGGCCCAGTAACGAGGCGAACGTCATGACACCGATCCCGCCGATCTGGATCAACACGAGGATCACCACGTGGCCCAGCGGCGTCCAGTAGGTCGGCGTGTCCACCACCACCAGGCCGGTGATACAGACCGCCGACACGGCGGTGAACAGCGCCTCGACGAAAGTGGCCCGCCCCGGCCCAGGGTGCGCGGCGGGCAACATCAACGCACCGGTACCCACCACCACCGACACCGCGTAGGCGATGACGATGACCTGTGGGGGATGAAGGAATCGCCTCATACGTCGACTCCGTCCGCGCATCGTCGCGTCCCACCATGCTGATCGGCGACACGGCAATCTGTGGTTCTGGAAACGCGACCGGCGTTCGGCGCACCGGGCCCCTCGGCCTCCTCGGAAAGGTCGCTACGCGGTGTGCCGATATCTGGTTTACTGATCAGGCGGTGTCCCACACTCGCGACACTACGCACGGTGGCGGCCTCTCTTAGCCCAGCAACGCCCACATCTGAGCGCCGGCCGACCAGACTTCCCGGCACACCGGCGGCCATGTTACGCACACTCGGCACTGGGCGCCGACGGGGAGCCGGTGCGCGAGCCACTTCCCACATCCACCACCGCCGCACAGGTGAAGCTTGTGCCCTCCTGGGGGAGATGGGCGGCGCTGTAGCCCCATGGCAGCCGCCGTCGAATTGCCGACGAACGCCGATCATGCTGGTGACAACCGGCTCATCCCAGGCTCACGCAGCTCTGGACGCCGGCTCAGGCGCCACTGGCCAAATCCCGTCGTCGAAAGGTGACCACGGCCGCCTGGAGCAGCGCTGCGGACAGCAGGGCCAGCACCGCCACCGCGACCACGCTGATGTCCTCCAGCGGATACTCACCGACGTGCGCGAACGGTGACAGACGAAGCACGGAGTCATGGATGTCGAGGATCGGTGCGAAGTAGGTGGTGATCAACCCGTAGCCGAGCGACACCCAGATCACCGGCAGAGCCCGAGGTGCGCTCGCGTACAGCAGGGCGGCGATGGTCAGCACGAGCCAGACCGCCGGGGTGTGCGCGACGTGACCGAGCAGCAGGGTCGCAATCAACCCGGCCTCGCCGGTGCTCACCGCAGCGCCGATCCCCATGCCGAGCCCGGCGACCAGCAGCAGCCAGAACACACCGACCGCGGCGACGGCCACGTGGCCGCCGAGCCAGCCGGCCCGGCTCACCGCCGTGGCCAGGACCGGCTCGGCCCGCCCGTCGGTCTCCTCGGCGCGCAGCGTGTGCACCGCCAGCACCGCGTAGACCCCGACGGCCAGTGCCATGGTCATGCCCATCATGCCGAGGTAACCGTCGAGCATGTTCGCCGAGCCGCCCATGATCTCCACCAGATCCGGCGGGGCATCGGCGAAGCCGTCGACCAACGGCTGGGTGAACGAGCCGTAGGCGATTCCGGCCACGAGCAGGGCCAGGCTCCAACCGATCAGGCTGGCGCGTTGCAGGCGGAACGCGAGCGCCAGCGGTCCGGCCAGCCACGCGGCGGCCCGGGGCGAGCCCGGTCGAGGCGGCACCAGGCCGGCACCGAAGTCCCGGCGTGTCGACAGGACGTAGCCCAGCGCGGCGGTCGCCGCCGCGACCAGCAGTGATATGACCAGTGGCCACCAGCGGTCGTAGACGTACGGCGCTGTCTGTTGGGACCAACCGATCGGCGACAGCCAGGACAGCCAGGTCGCTCCGCTACCCTGCACCATCGCCATGTCGCCCAGCCCGCGCAGGACGAACGCGGCGCCGAGCGTGGCACCGGCGGCGCCGGAGGCCGCCCTCGGGTACTCCGACAGTTGGACCGTGAGCGCGGCGATGCCGCCGAAGACCAGCGCCGCCGCCCCGATGGACGAGCCGAACAGCAGTGAACCGCTCAGGGGGTAGCCGCGGGCGGCCATCATCGAACCGATCAGCACAGCGACCAGCACCGCCATCGCGGCGGTGAGGATCAGCGCGGCGGTGAGCGGAGCGTGCCGGCCGACCACGTTTGCCCGGATCAGTTCGGCGCGGCCCGAGCGCTCCTCGGCGCGGGTGTGTCGCACGACGGTCAGCATCCCCATGAGGCCGGCGCCGATGATCACATACAGCCCGTACTGCCCGGCGAGGAACCGCTCGACGGTCAGGTGATCGAACCCGAAGCCGGGTCCGCCGAACAGGGCTCCGGCGGGACTGGAAGTGAAGGCGGTCAGACCCGCCAGGTCCTGCGGGGTCTGGGCGATGGCCTCCAGCGCGGTGGTGAAGTACGTCATCAGCAGTGGCAGACCCAGCGACCAGGCCGGTAGCCGGATGCGGTCCCTACGCAGCATGAACCACAGGAGGGTGCCGGTTCCGGTGGTGACACCGGTACCAGAGGACACGTGGGGTGCCGGGCGGCGCAGCGTCGTCGTGGTCATCACGCCACCTCCGTGGCCGAGGTGCGTGCGGGCTGGTCACCGTAGTGGCGCAGCAACAGCTGCTCCAACGTCGGCGGGCGGACGGTCAGTCCTTGCACCTCCAGGTCGCCGAGCCGGCGCACCACGGCAGCGAGGTGTTCGCCGTCGACATCGAAGCGGAGGTGGCCGTCCTCGGCCCGCAACCCGTGCACGCCGGCCATCCCGGCGACCGCATCGGCGGGCTGATCGGTGACCACGTCGACCGACGTACGGGTCAGGTGACGCAGCTCGGTCAGCGAGCCGGTCTCGACGATCCGCCCCTGCCGGATGATCGATATCTGGTCGGCGAGCACTTCGACCTGGGCGAGGATGTGACTGGACAACAGCACCGTACGGCCGGCCTTCTTGGCCTCGCGGATGCACTCCTGGAACACCGCCTCCATCAGCGGGTCCAGCCCTGCGGTGGGTTCGTCGAGCAGCAGCAGTTCCACGTCGCTGGCCAGCGCGGAGATCAGTGCCACCTTCTGCCGGTTGCCCTTGGAATAGGTACGGCCCTTCTTGCTCGGGTCCAGGTCGAAGCGCTGGCACAACTCGTCGCGGCGGACCGGATCGGCACCACCGCGCAGCCGGGCGAACAGATCGATCGCCTCACCGCCGGTGAGGTTGGGCCACAGTTCCACGTCGCCGGGGACATAGGCGAGCCGGCGGTGCAGGGAAACCGCGTCCGCCCACGGGTCGCCTCCGAGCAGCCGGGCCTGGCCCTCGTCGGCGCGCAGCAGGCCCAGCAGGATCCGGATGGTGGTGGACTTACCGGCGCCGTTGGGGCCGAGAAAGCCGTGCACGGTACCGGTGGCGACGTGCAGGTCCAGCCCGTCCAGCGCCTGGACGCCTCCGAAGGACTTGGTGACGTGTCGGATGTCGATGGCAGCAGTCATCGCAGGAGACCTCGTTCGAGGAAGGCCCGGCGCACCGAGCCGGAACGGATGCCGTCGATCGCGGGGGACCGGCGGTGGGAGGAAGGGCTACGCCCAGACGAGAAGAGGGGACTACGGTGCAGCGCTGTCCGCAGCGGGGGCGGCCGGCGGATCCGGGACGTACATCAGGTACTCGTCGAGCATCGACCGGTCGACGAGCAGCCCTTCGGTGAACAGCTCCAGGGCCGGCGACGCGAGATCGTCGATGTAGCGGCGGAACAGGGCCGCAAACTGGTCCGGAGCAGCGTCCGACCCGTGCAGGGTGAACCAGAGCACCATGCTGCCGGTTGCCTGGAAGGCAAGGTACCGCGCGCGGGCGGCCCGGTCCCGGCTGGGCTTGATCACACCGGCGGCCTCACCTGCGGAGAGGTACTCCTCCGCGTCGATGATCATGTGCTCGATGAGGGTGGCCGCCAACCTGCCACCGGCCTGCATGCTGCGCAGCAGGTATCGCACGATCGGCGCGTACTGCTCGACACCCGCCAACTGCGCCAGCAGGGTCGTGCCCGTGCCGTCGGTCAGAGTCTTGGCCTTCTGCTCACGCATCACGGCGAGCACCTGTTCGTCGCAGGCGCGACGCAGCCCGTCCTTCGAACCGAAGTGATGAACGATCAGACCGGCGGCGACACCGGCGTCGGTGGCGATGGCACGCAGGCCGGCACCGAATCCCTCCCGAGCGAAGCGGGAGATGGCGGCGTCACGGATTCGGCTCGCGGAAGCGAACTCGCCACCGCGCCCTGCCGACATCGCATCGTTCGACGCCACGACACCAGATTAAACAGCTGTTCAATGATTCCGCAATGCCCATCCCGGTCAGGGCCGGACCAGGGAGTGGACAGCTCTGGTCCAGCCCGGGAAGGTGGCGGGTGTACTCCTGGAACAGCTGTAGCGGTACGCGCCGCGCCCCCGCCCCGGGCCGGCCCGCCGCTACGGGCCGTCGGCTGATCCGTCTCGGCGGCGGTGTCGTCGTCCTCCACCGTGTCCCCGGAGGAGACCGCATCGGTGGCGGTCTCGGCCGTCTCGGAGGTGGTCGGGCTCGACCACGTCGCGTCGGCGGCGACGAGGAACGCCGGCGCCGTGTAGGCCGACAGCAGCGCCGCCGGATTCAGCTGGTCCCGCCGGAGCAGTCCGCACCGCGGACAGTCGTCGACGTGCCGGGGCGACCCGTTTCCGCAGGGTCGGGGTCAACCGGCCCTGCCAACCCGCCACCAGGTCGGCCAGGGCCGGGCAGTCCCGGGCACCGCTGCGCGCGACGAGCAGGGCGCCGAGCGCCCGTTCCAACTGCGAGCGGGCCCGGGACAGCCGGGCGTGGGCGTGGTTGGCGGGCAGGCCGAGGGCCGCGCCGATGTCGGCGGACGACAGGTCGTGGCGGACCGCCAGGTGGACCACCTCGCGGTCACCGGGGCTGAGAGACCGTCGGGTAACCAGGTGACTACGTGGCGATAAGTCGTTCAGCGTTGATACGTCGGGCGGCTTCGCGTTCGGTAGTGTTGCTCCACCGGACCGCCTGCCCGGCCAGACGTATCGTCATGAGTCGAATCATCGCTACCTTGATCATGGCCTCAGAGTTGACGGTCAACCGCTCGTAGTCCCGGGCCAGACGCCGATTACGTACCAGCCAGCCGAACGTGTTGGGTCGGGCCCGGGCGCGGTGCCTGGATTGCTCCAGGTCCGTTTCCCGGACCCGCCCGCCGAACCCGGCGTGCGACTCTCACCGCACCGGGCTCTCCACGAGGTCATGCCGTTGGGGGTGGGCTTGTCGGTGTGGGCTGCCAGGGGTTCGGGATCTTGGTGCCGCGATAGCGGTATCGGGTCACGGGGACCTTCGCCATCTTGAACAACTCGACCCCGTCGAAGGCGATGGGCTGCCACCCTTGCGGGGTGCGCAGCCATCGCTGGATGGCTCTCCAGGTCATGCGGTTGCGGCGCATCACCCAGTTGATCACTCGCCACCAGATGAAGTTCTGCAGGTGGGA from Micromonospora craniellae encodes the following:
- a CDS encoding DUF4212 domain-containing protein codes for the protein MTEVTPDKKDGGGESPPSSPPPASPPDNGWRKEYWSRNLRLMIILLAIWFIVSFGFGVLLVEPLNEIVIAGFPLGFWFAQQGSIYVFVILILVYAKMMDRLDSQFGVDEQETEGAAS
- a CDS encoding sodium:solute symporter family protein translates to MSQIQLWTLLFIGASFAVYLSIAWRSRVKETAGFYVAGQGIPTIANGAAVAADWMSAASFISMAGLIAFLGSDGSIYLMGWTGGYVLLALLIAPYLRKWGKFTVPEFVGDRYSELVRTVAAVAAVIISFTYVVGQMRGGGIVFSRFLGLDVTGGVVVAAVIIGLYAVLGGMKGITWTQVAQYSVLIVAYLIPAVAVAQQMTGIPIPQVSFGQILDELNAISLELGMAQFTDAFAARPQIDVFLVTMSLMIGTAGLPHVIVRFYTTKSVRGARYSAFWALLFIALLYTTAPAVGAFTKLNLLQGVNGASTDALPAWVDNWAATGLVTVGDGVTTIGSVSNNPASGADLIVNNDILVLASPEIAGLPAPIVGLVAAGGLAAAMSTAAGLLLVISSSFSHDLYFRRVKRDSTDKQRLLAGRIAMGLAVLISIYAGINPPAFVAQVVAFAFGLAAASFFPVIVLGIFWKRCNSAGAAAGMITGMVFTATYMIYTLPVFGTEANPHILDISPEGIGAIGAIVNFIVTIVVSKMTAPPRDEIAEMVENIRYPSERRAVAAASTTENS
- a CDS encoding ABC transporter permease, whose product is MTPALTAALDVELHKLTASRVIRTTTVLLVVGITILTTALTHAARSGNDQVIVQLGPLADATGWALLTGVAAQITAAGGLLAFGVALSWLVGREFSDATITGLFAQPVSRPVLVAAKLLSHLLWAALSAIALTAATALTGTLLGLGAWNSDVSAALGRQLVLTVSSALIAAPAAWAATLGRGLLPGIATTIGLIVAAQVTAIAGAGAWFPIAAPALWALQPDAVSPAQLALVTVVPAISAALTITAWARLQLNR
- a CDS encoding ABC transporter ATP-binding protein codes for the protein MTERLTTTDLARDFGDGAGVFGIDLTVRPGEIHALVGLNGAGKTTLMRLILGMLHPTGGACQIDGRRLAHLGADDWARVGHLVEQPFAYPELDVRTNLRLAARLRRIPAARAASLAEHAMTELDLTRYATVSARRLSQGNRQRLGLAAATQHHPDLIVLDEPTNALDPAGVILLRTVLSRRADAGAGILVSSHHLDEVARIAHRISVVNRGRLIGTLDPDTADLERTFFALVYQHEQDRPR
- a CDS encoding TetR family transcriptional regulator — translated: MRHPPLHGKRADTRHRLVGHALDLFEQQGFEGTTVAQIATRAQVSEMTFFRYFASKEMVVLDDSYDPLIAEAVAGQPDTLPPLHRVTRGLHAALADMDDLEDETTRRRIRIVARTPALRAGMTRTTGATETAIADRLIAEGVPTLPARVAAAVALAALTCALLEWATAAPPTSLTDAISVALDTLEGARHD
- a CDS encoding potassium channel family protein translates to MARSNPFSFRRPGRSLGADAVVVIGLGRFGSALALELMATGTDVLGIDADEETVQSLNGRLTHVVRADSTKETTLRQLSVHQFDRAVVGIGSDLQSSILTTSLLLRFGVATVWAKATSDAHGEILKQLGTHHVVYPEHDMGRREAHLVRSDILDFIEIEDGFAMVKTRPPAQVVGRPLGTTDIRATHGITVVAVKPRTGTWGYATADTVLASDDTIIVTGETARAEAFGRLR
- a CDS encoding TrkH family potassium uptake protein, whose amino-acid sequence is MRRFLHPPQVIVIAYAVSVVVGTGALMLPAAHPGPGRATFVEALFTAVSAVCITGLVVVDTPTYWTPLGHVVILVLIQIGGIGVMTFASLLGLSVMRRIGLRSRLSMAQEVKTVDIGSVGALVTGIVKTTLAIEAVVALVVFVRLLAGYESAPGRAAWLAVFHAVSAFNNGGFALHSDSLVRYVADPWVCLPLCAAVILGGMGYPVLLQLRREWGRPLHWTMNTRIVLLMSGTLLLLGSIFVTVSEWSNRDTFGPLGVPAKLLAGFTHSTMARSAGFNSVDTSAMEPVTWLGTSVLMFIGGGPAGTAGGIKVTTFAVLLFVIITEIRGERAVNILGKRLPRSTHRQAISIALLAVAVVVSSTIALMAATDFGLDRTLFEVVSAFATVGLSTGITADLPAAAQVFLVVLMFVGRLGPITLATALVFRRRTRLYELPKERPIIG
- a CDS encoding ABC transporter permease; its protein translation is MTTTTLRRPAPHVSSGTGVTTGTGTLLWFMLRRDRIRLPAWSLGLPLLMTYFTTALEAIAQTPQDLAGLTAFTSSPAGALFGGPGFGFDHLTVERFLAGQYGLYVIIGAGLMGMLTVVRHTRAEERSGRAELIRANVVGRHAPLTAALILTAAMAVLVAVLIGSMMAARGYPLSGSLLFGSSIGAAALVFGGIAALTVQLSEYPRAASGAAGATLGAAFVLRGLGDMAMVQGSGATWLSWLSPIGWSQQTAPYVYDRWWPLVISLLVAAATAALGYVLSTRRDFGAGLVPPRPGSPRAAAWLAGPLALAFRLQRASLIGWSLALLVAGIAYGSFTQPLVDGFADAPPDLVEIMGGSANMLDGYLGMMGMTMALAVGVYAVLAVHTLRAEETDGRAEPVLATAVSRAGWLGGHVAVAAVGVFWLLLVAGLGMGIGAAVSTGEAGLIATLLLGHVAHTPAVWLVLTIAALLYASAPRALPVIWVSLGYGLITTYFAPILDIHDSVLRLSPFAHVGEYPLEDISVVAVAVLALLSAALLQAAVVTFRRRDLASGA
- a CDS encoding ABC transporter ATP-binding protein, with the protein product MTAAIDIRHVTKSFGGVQALDGLDLHVATGTVHGFLGPNGAGKSTTIRILLGLLRADEGQARLLGGDPWADAVSLHRRLAYVPGDVELWPNLTGGEAIDLFARLRGGADPVRRDELCQRFDLDPSKKGRTYSKGNRQKVALISALASDVELLLLDEPTAGLDPLMEAVFQECIREAKKAGRTVLLSSHILAQVEVLADQISIIRQGRIVETGSLTELRHLTRTSVDVVTDQPADAVAGMAGVHGLRAEDGHLRFDVDGEHLAAVVRRLGDLEVQGLTVRPPTLEQLLLRHYGDQPARTSATEVA
- a CDS encoding RNA polymerase sigma factor → MNDLSPRSHLVTRRSLSPGDREVVHLAVRHDLSSADIGAALGLPANHAHARLSRARSQLERALGALLVARSGARDCPALADLVAGWQGRLTPTLRKRVAPARRRLSAVRTAPAGPAESGGAAVGLHGAGVPRRRRRDVVEPDHLRDGRDRHRCGLLRGHGGGRRHRRRDGSADGP